One part of the Dysidea avara chromosome 10, odDysAvar1.4, whole genome shotgun sequence genome encodes these proteins:
- the LOC136268433 gene encoding ATP-binding cassette sub-family C member 4-like isoform X1, translating into MVTEMSGETVYELPAKDPRKRASLLSRLSFSWLDGLIWTGYKRDLEQEDMYATPEETRSQKLLQGFKNYWNSELKCKHQGLKSRLWFALLQYFWKFLSLHGLMFLAEVLMFIALAVLVGYLSQYFCEKNSLEEELSLLRRTNDTNSVDRVEEEIRVATRNAYLYAAGMSLLGFVIAVIHALAFYIAALIGMECRILFTAAIYDKVLHLSHSTIGQLSIGHIVNLASNDVQRFDLAFEFFHLCWIFPLTSPLVVYLLWNEIGPSCLVGMVLIFSQAPLQYILGRLYTKLWLKSAKVTDKRVRVMNEIISGMRLIKMYAWEWAFHEYVKKIRKKESNIITQASMIRAFNQAMFYSLLSILSFVTFSTYAGVGNTITPKNVFTVLSLYTVARLYYSYMFGVCALGISEIWISVKRIEKLLLLPELGGTITGTDSDPVETTSRSCSPNVMPSLKLVNEEVTNDSGHGSLSNGVTPRIIVNNLTASWTHDREKVVLKDINFSVNQSNRLLAVVGPVGSGKSSILQCLLRELESLDGSVDIEGSVSYASQDPWIFSGTIKENILFGQDYDEAWYDRVVECCCLVKDIDEMSYGDETLIGERGVNLSGGQKARVNLARAVYRDSDIMLLDDPLSAVDAAVSRHLFDGCICGVLADKLVILVTHQLQYAEHADRILVLKEGCVQGYGNYEELTSSGVDPTELFDDVEDNRKSTDLVVTDIVVEECDDVTEETDKNKKPKRYCRTLDVESHFPVTDDVSLLTAPSLVSIPSHLDEFDDNAVPEEERAHGTISSRTYFLFAKEGSGSHLFTAIFVLLLLAVEASVICADWWLADWASETESCLPDISNFSVNSSSDTITTHQRIAIYGGIVGMTGVLISLRAVLCYLICFAAARNLHSKMFRSILRAPVLFYDTNPVGRVLNRFSKDIGFMDALLPFLLLELFTMAFRVLGAVVTACVANYWLSILVTVMILLLLLFRHYFLFASRSIQRLEALARSPVYSHISATIQGLSTIRAYKEQVRFLNVHHFYQNEHTKAWFIKVATTRWFGMRLDMFGAVFLTFVAFTSIPLADVLDPAFVGLSLVYAASISGLLQYSVRLSAKVEDLMVSVERVMAYGQLESETELETIPHDKAPPLQWPDKGVIELHNTKFKYAIDYPYVLKSISFRIESCEKVGIVGRTGAGKSSLLSALFRLAEPEGVFEIDGMQITDIGLHDLRKKMSIIPQDPVLFSGTVRYNLDPFNELEDHQLWDALEEVQLKEVISNLENGLESQVSEGGSNFSVGQRQLMCLARALLRQNKILVIDEATANVDLITDGIIQEMIRKKFNHCTILTIAHRLETIMDSDRVLVLSSGKVIEFDTPFNLLQNQQSVFHSMVKRTGPVESKKLKYIAGEVQNLKFGTRI; encoded by the exons atggttacagAGATGTCAGGGGAGACAGTATATGAATTACCCGCGAAAGATCCTCGGAAACGTGCCAGCCTTCTCTCAAGACTTTCGTTCAG TTGGCTAGATGGATTGATCTGGACTGGGTATAAGCGAGACCTTGAGCAAGAAGATATGTATGCTACTCCAGAGGAAACAAGATCACAAAAACTACTACAAGGTTTCAAAAA TTATTGGAATTCTGAGCTGAAATGCAAACACCAGGGACTAAAATCAAGATTGTGGTTTGCCTTATTACAGTATTTCTGGAAATTTTTGTCACTTCATGGCCTAATGTTTCTAGCTGAG GTTTTAATGTTTATTGCCCTGGCTGTACTAGTAGGGTATCTATCACAATACTTCTGTGAGAAGAATAGTTTGGAGGAGGAACTGTCTCTACTAAGGAGAACTAATGACACCAATTCAGTGGATAGAGTAGAGGAAGAGATCAGAGTGGCCACCAGAAATGCTTATTTGTATGCAGCTGGGATGTCACTACTTGGATTTGTGATAGCAGTTATTCATGCTTTGGCGTTTTACATTGCTGCTTTAATTGGAATGGAGTGTAGAATATTATTTACTGCTGCCATTTATGATAAG GTTTTACATCTATCCCACTCCACCATTGGACAGTTATCCATCGGACATATTGTAAATCTTGCATCTAATGATGTTCAAAGATTTGATTTA GCTTTTGAGTTTTTCCATTTGTGCTGGATATTTCCTTTAACATCTCCTCTAGTTGTTTATTTGTTATGGAATGAGATAGGCCCCAGTTGTTTGGTTGGTATGGTCCTGATCTTCTCACAAGCACCACTTCAGTACATCTTAGGACGATTATACACTAAACTATG GTTAAAGTCAGCTAAAGTGACAGACAAGAGAGTGAGAGTGATGAATGAGATCATCAGTGGTATGAGACTGATCAAGATGTATGCCTGGGAGTGGGCATTCCATGAATATGTGAAGAAGATTAGAAA GAAGGAGAGCAACATCATCACTCAAGCTAGTATGATAAGGGCATTCAACCAAGCAATGTTTTATTCATTATTGAGCATACTCAGTTTTGTTACATTTTCTACATATGCTGGAGTAGGAAATACTATTACTCCCAAAAATGTGTTTACAGTGCTTAGCTTGTATACAGTTGCAAGACTGTACTATTCTTATATGTTTGGAGTCTGTGCACTTGGAATATCAGAAATATGGATATCTGTTAAACGAATTGAG AAACTACTATTACTACCAGAACTTGGTGGTACAATAACTGGTACAGATAGTGATCCAGTGGAGACAACTAGTAGATCATGTTCCCCTAATGTGATGCCTTCTCTTAAGTTGGTCAATGAAGAAGTCACTAATGATAGTGGACATGGATCATTGTCCAATGGAGTAACTCCCAGGATCATAGTCAATAATCTAACAGCATCCTGGACACAT GATAGAGAGAAAGTTGTTTTAAAAGACATCAACTTCAGTGTAAATCAG TCAAACAGGTTACTGGCAGTAGTTGGTCCAGTGGGATCAGGAAAG TCATCAATACTGCAGTGTCTACTGAGAGAACTAGAATCATTGGATGGGTCAGTAGACATTGagggtagtgtatcttatgcaagtCAGGATCCATGGATATTTTCTGGAACAATAAaagaaaatattttatttgGACAAGATTATGATGAGGCTTGGTATGATAGGGTAGTGGAGTGTTGTTGTCTTGTTAAG GACATTGATGAGATGTCATATGGTGATGAGACTTTGATAGGAGAACGAGGAGTGAACCTTAGTGGTGGTCAGAAGGCTAGAGTGAACCTTGCCAG GGCTGTGTACAGGGACAGTGACATCATGTTGTTGGATGATCCTCTGAGTGCAGTAGATGCTGCAGTGAGCAGACACCTGTTTGATGG GTGTATATGTGGAGTGTTAGCTGATAAGTTGGTGATCTTAGTGACCCATCAGTTACAATATGCAGAACATGCAGATCGTATTCTAGTACTGAAGGAG GGGTGTGTACAAGGATATGGAAATTATGAGGAGTTAACATCAAGTGGTGTTGACCCTACTGAACTATTTGATGATGTAGAGGATAATAGAAAATCAACAGATTTAGTAGTCACAGATATTGTAGTAGAGGAGTGTGATGATGTAACAGAAGAAACAGATAAGAATAAAAAGCCAAAAAGATATTGTAGAACTTTAGATGTTGAGAGTCATTTTCCAGTGACAGATGATGTATCTCTACTCACTGCACCATCTCTTGTATCAATACCCAGTCATCTTGATGAG TTTGATGATAACGCAGTACCAGAAGAAGAAAGAGCTCATGGCACTATTTCTAGTAGGACCTATTTTTTGTTTGCAAAGGAAGGTAGCGGAAGTCACttgtttacagccatttttgtactgCTACTTCTAGCTGTAGAG GCTAGTGTTATCTGTGCTGACTGGTGGCTAGCAGACTG GGCCAGTGAAACGGAATCCTGTCTGCCAGACATTTCAAACTTCTCAGTTAATAGTTCTTCTGACACTATTACTACACACCAACGGATTGCAATATATGGAGGGATTGTTGGAATGACTGGTGTACTTATATCTTTAAGGGCAGTGCTGTGTTATTTAATCTGCTTTGCTGCAGCTCGCAACTTGCACAGCAAAATGTTTAGATCAATACTGCGAGCACCAGTACTGTTTTATGACACCAATCCAGTTG GGCGTGTACTAAACAGATTTTCAAAAGATATTGGATTCATGGATGCTCTGTTGCCATTTCTGCTACTGGAGCTGTTTACT ATGGCATTTCGTGTGCTTGGTGCTGTTGTTACTGCCTGTGTGGCTAACTACTGGTTGTCCATTCTTGTTACTGTGATGATTTTGCTGCTTTTACTCTTTCGGCATTATTTCTTGTTCGCATCACGAAGTATACAAAGACTTGAAGCCCTAG CTCGCAGTCCAGTATATTCCCACATTTCAGCAACCATTCAAGGACTATCTACCATTAGAGCTTACAAGGAGCAAGTTAGATTTCTTAATGTCCACCATTTCTATCAGAATGAACACACCAAAGCATGGTTCATCAAGGTGGCTACTACTCGCTGGTTTGGAATGAGACTTGACATGTTTGGAGCAGTCTTTCTCACATTTGTGGCATTTACTTCCATCCCCCTGGCTGATG TTCTTGATCCAGCTTTTGTTGGACTATCACTAGTTTATGCTGCTTCTATTAGTGGTTTGCTGCAGTACTCTGTTCGACTTAGTGCCAAAGTGGAGGATCTT ATGGTATCAGTGGAGAGAGTCATGGCTTATGGTCAACTAGAAAGTGAAACAGAACTGGAAACCATTCCACATGACAAAGCTCCTCCTCTTCAATGGCCTGACAAAGGAGTGATTGAACTTCACAACACTAAATTTAAATATGCCATTGATTATCCCTATGTGTTGAAGTCAATATCTTTTAGAATTGAATCATGTGAAAAG GTTGGTATTGTGGGTAGGACTGGAGCTGGCAAGTCTTCATTGTTGTCAGCATTGTTCAGATTAGCAGAACCAGAAGGAGTGTTTGAAATTGATGGAATGCAAATAACAGACATAGGACTACATGATCTTCGTAAAAAGATGTCAATTATTCCACAG GACCCAGTACTGTTCAGTGGAACTGTGAGGTATAACTTGGACCCATTCAATGAACTTGAAGATCACCAACTATGGGATGCATTGGAAGAG GTACAACTGAAGGAAGTGATAAGTAATTTGGAGAATGGGTTAGAATCACAAGTGTCCGAAGGTGGTTCTAACTTTAGTGTGGGTCAGAGACAGTTGATGTGTCTAGCAAGAGCACTATTGAGGCAGAACAAGATCCTTGTGATTGATGAAGCAACTGCAAATGTTGACCTAAT AACGGATGGTATAATTCAGGAGATGATCCGCAAGAAGTTCAATCATTGTACCATCCTTACTATTGCTCACCGACTGGAAACAATAATGGACTCTGATAGAGTACTG GTTTTATCTTCTGGTAAAGTGATAGAGTTTGATACACCATTCAACCTCCTACAGAATCAACAGTCAGTGTTTCATAGTATGGTAAAGAGAACTGGTCCCGTAGAGTCAAAGAAATTGAAATATATTGCTGGGGAAGtacaaaatttgaaatttggcaccAGAATATAG
- the LOC136268433 gene encoding ATP-binding cassette sub-family C member 4-like isoform X2: protein MVLIFSQAPLQYILGRLYTKLWLKSAKVTDKRVRVMNEIISGMRLIKMYAWEWAFHEYVKKIRKKESNIITQASMIRAFNQAMFYSLLSILSFVTFSTYAGVGNTITPKNVFTVLSLYTVARLYYSYMFGVCALGISEIWISVKRIEKLLLLPELGGTITGTDSDPVETTSRSCSPNVMPSLKLVNEEVTNDSGHGSLSNGVTPRIIVNNLTASWTHDREKVVLKDINFSVNQSNRLLAVVGPVGSGKSSILQCLLRELESLDGSVDIEGSVSYASQDPWIFSGTIKENILFGQDYDEAWYDRVVECCCLVKDIDEMSYGDETLIGERGVNLSGGQKARVNLARAVYRDSDIMLLDDPLSAVDAAVSRHLFDGCICGVLADKLVILVTHQLQYAEHADRILVLKEGCVQGYGNYEELTSSGVDPTELFDDVEDNRKSTDLVVTDIVVEECDDVTEETDKNKKPKRYCRTLDVESHFPVTDDVSLLTAPSLVSIPSHLDEFDDNAVPEEERAHGTISSRTYFLFAKEGSGSHLFTAIFVLLLLAVEASVICADWWLADWASETESCLPDISNFSVNSSSDTITTHQRIAIYGGIVGMTGVLISLRAVLCYLICFAAARNLHSKMFRSILRAPVLFYDTNPVGRVLNRFSKDIGFMDALLPFLLLELFTMAFRVLGAVVTACVANYWLSILVTVMILLLLLFRHYFLFASRSIQRLEALARSPVYSHISATIQGLSTIRAYKEQVRFLNVHHFYQNEHTKAWFIKVATTRWFGMRLDMFGAVFLTFVAFTSIPLADVLDPAFVGLSLVYAASISGLLQYSVRLSAKVEDLMVSVERVMAYGQLESETELETIPHDKAPPLQWPDKGVIELHNTKFKYAIDYPYVLKSISFRIESCEKVGIVGRTGAGKSSLLSALFRLAEPEGVFEIDGMQITDIGLHDLRKKMSIIPQDPVLFSGTVRYNLDPFNELEDHQLWDALEEVQLKEVISNLENGLESQVSEGGSNFSVGQRQLMCLARALLRQNKILVIDEATANVDLITDGIIQEMIRKKFNHCTILTIAHRLETIMDSDRVLVLSSGKVIEFDTPFNLLQNQQSVFHSMVKRTGPVESKKLKYIAGEVQNLKFGTRI, encoded by the exons ATGGTCCTGATCTTCTCACAAGCACCACTTCAGTACATCTTAGGACGATTATACACTAAACTATG GTTAAAGTCAGCTAAAGTGACAGACAAGAGAGTGAGAGTGATGAATGAGATCATCAGTGGTATGAGACTGATCAAGATGTATGCCTGGGAGTGGGCATTCCATGAATATGTGAAGAAGATTAGAAA GAAGGAGAGCAACATCATCACTCAAGCTAGTATGATAAGGGCATTCAACCAAGCAATGTTTTATTCATTATTGAGCATACTCAGTTTTGTTACATTTTCTACATATGCTGGAGTAGGAAATACTATTACTCCCAAAAATGTGTTTACAGTGCTTAGCTTGTATACAGTTGCAAGACTGTACTATTCTTATATGTTTGGAGTCTGTGCACTTGGAATATCAGAAATATGGATATCTGTTAAACGAATTGAG AAACTACTATTACTACCAGAACTTGGTGGTACAATAACTGGTACAGATAGTGATCCAGTGGAGACAACTAGTAGATCATGTTCCCCTAATGTGATGCCTTCTCTTAAGTTGGTCAATGAAGAAGTCACTAATGATAGTGGACATGGATCATTGTCCAATGGAGTAACTCCCAGGATCATAGTCAATAATCTAACAGCATCCTGGACACAT GATAGAGAGAAAGTTGTTTTAAAAGACATCAACTTCAGTGTAAATCAG TCAAACAGGTTACTGGCAGTAGTTGGTCCAGTGGGATCAGGAAAG TCATCAATACTGCAGTGTCTACTGAGAGAACTAGAATCATTGGATGGGTCAGTAGACATTGagggtagtgtatcttatgcaagtCAGGATCCATGGATATTTTCTGGAACAATAAaagaaaatattttatttgGACAAGATTATGATGAGGCTTGGTATGATAGGGTAGTGGAGTGTTGTTGTCTTGTTAAG GACATTGATGAGATGTCATATGGTGATGAGACTTTGATAGGAGAACGAGGAGTGAACCTTAGTGGTGGTCAGAAGGCTAGAGTGAACCTTGCCAG GGCTGTGTACAGGGACAGTGACATCATGTTGTTGGATGATCCTCTGAGTGCAGTAGATGCTGCAGTGAGCAGACACCTGTTTGATGG GTGTATATGTGGAGTGTTAGCTGATAAGTTGGTGATCTTAGTGACCCATCAGTTACAATATGCAGAACATGCAGATCGTATTCTAGTACTGAAGGAG GGGTGTGTACAAGGATATGGAAATTATGAGGAGTTAACATCAAGTGGTGTTGACCCTACTGAACTATTTGATGATGTAGAGGATAATAGAAAATCAACAGATTTAGTAGTCACAGATATTGTAGTAGAGGAGTGTGATGATGTAACAGAAGAAACAGATAAGAATAAAAAGCCAAAAAGATATTGTAGAACTTTAGATGTTGAGAGTCATTTTCCAGTGACAGATGATGTATCTCTACTCACTGCACCATCTCTTGTATCAATACCCAGTCATCTTGATGAG TTTGATGATAACGCAGTACCAGAAGAAGAAAGAGCTCATGGCACTATTTCTAGTAGGACCTATTTTTTGTTTGCAAAGGAAGGTAGCGGAAGTCACttgtttacagccatttttgtactgCTACTTCTAGCTGTAGAG GCTAGTGTTATCTGTGCTGACTGGTGGCTAGCAGACTG GGCCAGTGAAACGGAATCCTGTCTGCCAGACATTTCAAACTTCTCAGTTAATAGTTCTTCTGACACTATTACTACACACCAACGGATTGCAATATATGGAGGGATTGTTGGAATGACTGGTGTACTTATATCTTTAAGGGCAGTGCTGTGTTATTTAATCTGCTTTGCTGCAGCTCGCAACTTGCACAGCAAAATGTTTAGATCAATACTGCGAGCACCAGTACTGTTTTATGACACCAATCCAGTTG GGCGTGTACTAAACAGATTTTCAAAAGATATTGGATTCATGGATGCTCTGTTGCCATTTCTGCTACTGGAGCTGTTTACT ATGGCATTTCGTGTGCTTGGTGCTGTTGTTACTGCCTGTGTGGCTAACTACTGGTTGTCCATTCTTGTTACTGTGATGATTTTGCTGCTTTTACTCTTTCGGCATTATTTCTTGTTCGCATCACGAAGTATACAAAGACTTGAAGCCCTAG CTCGCAGTCCAGTATATTCCCACATTTCAGCAACCATTCAAGGACTATCTACCATTAGAGCTTACAAGGAGCAAGTTAGATTTCTTAATGTCCACCATTTCTATCAGAATGAACACACCAAAGCATGGTTCATCAAGGTGGCTACTACTCGCTGGTTTGGAATGAGACTTGACATGTTTGGAGCAGTCTTTCTCACATTTGTGGCATTTACTTCCATCCCCCTGGCTGATG TTCTTGATCCAGCTTTTGTTGGACTATCACTAGTTTATGCTGCTTCTATTAGTGGTTTGCTGCAGTACTCTGTTCGACTTAGTGCCAAAGTGGAGGATCTT ATGGTATCAGTGGAGAGAGTCATGGCTTATGGTCAACTAGAAAGTGAAACAGAACTGGAAACCATTCCACATGACAAAGCTCCTCCTCTTCAATGGCCTGACAAAGGAGTGATTGAACTTCACAACACTAAATTTAAATATGCCATTGATTATCCCTATGTGTTGAAGTCAATATCTTTTAGAATTGAATCATGTGAAAAG GTTGGTATTGTGGGTAGGACTGGAGCTGGCAAGTCTTCATTGTTGTCAGCATTGTTCAGATTAGCAGAACCAGAAGGAGTGTTTGAAATTGATGGAATGCAAATAACAGACATAGGACTACATGATCTTCGTAAAAAGATGTCAATTATTCCACAG GACCCAGTACTGTTCAGTGGAACTGTGAGGTATAACTTGGACCCATTCAATGAACTTGAAGATCACCAACTATGGGATGCATTGGAAGAG GTACAACTGAAGGAAGTGATAAGTAATTTGGAGAATGGGTTAGAATCACAAGTGTCCGAAGGTGGTTCTAACTTTAGTGTGGGTCAGAGACAGTTGATGTGTCTAGCAAGAGCACTATTGAGGCAGAACAAGATCCTTGTGATTGATGAAGCAACTGCAAATGTTGACCTAAT AACGGATGGTATAATTCAGGAGATGATCCGCAAGAAGTTCAATCATTGTACCATCCTTACTATTGCTCACCGACTGGAAACAATAATGGACTCTGATAGAGTACTG GTTTTATCTTCTGGTAAAGTGATAGAGTTTGATACACCATTCAACCTCCTACAGAATCAACAGTCAGTGTTTCATAGTATGGTAAAGAGAACTGGTCCCGTAGAGTCAAAGAAATTGAAATATATTGCTGGGGAAGtacaaaatttgaaatttggcaccAGAATATAG